ACCGAGTTCGGCGTGGCCCAGCTGCGCGGCAAGTCGGCCAAGCAGCGCGCCCAGGAGCTGATCGCCATCGCGCATCCGGATTTCCGGGGCGAGCTGCGCGAGCAGGCCAGAAAGCTGCAGCTGCTCTGAGGCCCAGCGGCGAGAATGCGCGGCCATGAGCCCGCTCGCCCTCGCCCTCGTCCTCATCGCCGCGCTCTGCCACGCCGCCTGGAACCTGATCGCCAAGCAGGCCGGCGGCGGCCAGGCCCTGGTGCTGCTGATCGCCCTGCTGGTGCTGCTGGTCTGGGCGCCGCTGCTGCCCTGGCTGGGGCTGGAACAGGTCTTGCACTGGGGCTGGAAGGAACTGCTGGTGTTGACCGGCAGCGCCGGGCTGCACGTTGTCTACTACCACTGCCTGATGCAGGGCTATGCGGTGGCCGACCTCAGCGTGGTCTATCCGGTGGCGCGCGGCAGCGGCCCGCTGCTGAGCTCGGCCGGCGCCCTGCTGCTGCTCGCCGAGCCGCTCAGCCTGCTGGGCGCGCTTGGCGCGCTGGGCGTGGTGGGCGGGGTGTTCCTGATCGCCGGCGGGCCGGGCCTGTTCAAGCGGGCACAGCAGCCCGAGCAGCGCCGGCGCGTGCACCGGGGCCTGCTGTGGGGCGGGCTCACCGGCGCCTGCATCGCCGGCTACACCCTGGTGGATGGCTATGCGGTCAAGGTGCTGGCGATCGCGCCGGCGCTGGCCTACTACGCCAACAACCTGCTGCGCGTGCCGCTGCAACTGCCCCTGCTGGCCGGCCACCGGCGCGCCGCCACGCTCGAGGTCTGGCGCACGCGCTGGAAGGCGGCGCTGGCGATCGCGCTGCTCAGCCCCATCAGCTATGTGCTGGTGCTCCACGCCATGCGCCTGGCGCCGCTGAGCCATGTGGCGCCGGCGCGCGAGGTCTCGATGCTGTTCGCGGCGCTGGCCGGCGGCAGCCTGCTGGGCGAGGGCGACCGCCTGCTGCGCCTGCTGGGCGCGCTGTGCATCGGCCTGGGCGTGGCCGCCCTCGCGCTGGGATGAACGTGGCGGATTCGTGACACCTTACCGCCGCGCGCGCACTCAAACCCCAGCTCCAGGGTAAACGGCGATTGCCGCTGGCCGAAGTCCGGGCGATACACCCGCTCGGGCGACATCCGCACCGCCCGCCGATCGACCGAGGAGCACGAGACGATGACGGAATTCAAGCGCGCAGCCCTGTTCAGCCTCGGCCTGCTGGCCATGGCCTCGTCCATGAGCGCCCAGGCCAGCGGCGGCAGCATCGGTGTCATCCTGCCCGAGAGCTGGCCCAGCAAGGCGCAGGCCGAGGAGATCCGC
This portion of the Paucibacter sediminis genome encodes:
- a CDS encoding EamA family transporter, which encodes MSPLALALVLIAALCHAAWNLIAKQAGGGQALVLLIALLVLLVWAPLLPWLGLEQVLHWGWKELLVLTGSAGLHVVYYHCLMQGYAVADLSVVYPVARGSGPLLSSAGALLLLAEPLSLLGALGALGVVGGVFLIAGGPGLFKRAQQPEQRRRVHRGLLWGGLTGACIAGYTLVDGYAVKVLAIAPALAYYANNLLRVPLQLPLLAGHRRAATLEVWRTRWKAALAIALLSPISYVLVLHAMRLAPLSHVAPAREVSMLFAALAGGSLLGEGDRLLRLLGALCIGLGVAALALG